Part of the Hevea brasiliensis isolate MT/VB/25A 57/8 unplaced genomic scaffold, ASM3005281v1 Scaf537, whole genome shotgun sequence genome is shown below.
tacaacgaattcaaatttaaaaaataatgtgtCAAATTTATGCATCGAGTACCCTATTCTAATTCTGATTCCTAGTCTTCCATCATCACAGAAACTCCACAAAAGCATAGAATTAACAAGATTCTAAATCATTTAGATCTCAACAGGAGTAGACATCTACAGAAGAAGAATGATACAAACCTTCCACATGATGAGCAAAATGCATTTATGATTCAAAAAGTTCATGGGACTCTGTAGGGGCTGACCAATACTGTAAGAGGGTTTCAAGAGTTAGTCTTCGTGTTGCACTCAACATTGAAATAAAAAATCGACACCCATCAATTTTGTATTCTTCAAGAGGATTCCTGTGCCCAAAACTTCTAACATTTACCTGCCATATATTCTGTGTGAGTTCATGCCAATTGGAAAACTAAAGAGAACCAAATCAACAAAGTCTTACTAAATACCGCTGAACTGAGCCTGTTCATATTTATGAGATGATCCCTCCAGAAACAGTCTAGAGTCTTCAGAAGAACTGCCCTCTGTATTCAAAAGGGTGAAAAAAAGATCAAGAAAACAAAAAACTAGCAATTCTTCCAAGAGAGCAAACAGCACTGCTGAAGATCCTAAAAAACTAAGCAAATAATCCTGAGCATCCCCTTTATTCCTGTGATTCCAAACTTGCGAACCAAATTGAACACCTGTTCAGCATTGTTTTATTGCATAATTTGACATCTCTCTCTACAGGGCTATTAACCAATGATTCTTTAAAAGTCAGATAATGCAGGGATGCAATATATGCATAAGTAATCCCTGCGCCCTATACGTAACTCTGCTGGGTCTAGAGTGATTAGTTAATAATAAAAACTTTCTTGGTGCCCATTTTTAATTGGATATAAGGTACAAACAGCCACTCTGGTCAATATTTCTACTCCATTTCCCTGCAGATTTTTTTCCCCAAAAATGAAAGAAGAAACTATTTTCATATTGTTTTTATGACAATTATTATCACAGACAATATTttaaaaacttcttgaaatttcagAAATTTCTTTTTCCAATTTTCATTAACAGGCTTGTTTTTAAGCTGTGGCATTAAATGTCCCCAGAAACAGTTAACCATATGGATTTTCTAATGAAAGAAGAGCTCAAGTGAGAAGCTCACCTCAATTTCCTTGACGTATGCATCATCATAACCGGATTCCTGCACAACATTCCAATACGAAGCAATGAGGAGATCTCCAAGGTACTTGCGAAGAAGATTAGTAGTTGTCTGGTATCCACCATTCCTACATTATACAAGTAAAATCATAAAACTCAAACTACTGATATGGAACATAAAGCAATAGAATGCTGAAGTTACATAGATCATTAGGATTGCACCCACTTAGTCAATTCATCAGAGCATATAACAAGCCAACGCTTTAGTGAATGACATTTCCTACGGATTCCTCGAAAAACATTGGGAGGCTTTGGCAAGTTCGGAaggtaaaaattattaatatctaCAGAGCTTGATTCATGCAGTTGTAGAAGAGACTTCAGCAAGGCCTCCTCAGTGACTCCTGCAAATGAGCCTGAAAAGGTTTCCATTTAGTCATCTTGAAAATATGAGGCCATCATTCAATATCAACAATAGGTAAAAAAAAATCAGTACAATAACTAACAAAATAAGAGGAAATACATCACAGAACCAAGCAAGAATCTCAAATGAACTAACCATCCAACAGCTTTCCCCCAATAATGATGAACTCCCTCAAGAGTTTGTCCAAGCTCCAGCTCCTTGGATGCTATCAGTGAGAATTAAAGCAATAAGTAATAGAAAATTATGATTGTAAGTGCACAATGTTGTCCAGGGCATTTTCTACCTTAAGGGGATCAGCATTGCCAAAGACGATTTCATCTACTACTGCTTGCATGTACCTAAGAGGCAGCTTTCTTTAAATGCTAAATGCTAATAAAAAATTCCAAAACTAGAAAACAGCATTTTACACAAAATGAGGAAAATACACAAGAATATATAAACTTTATGCTGAATTTAACATCATATGATAACAGAAAACAGAAAGTGCATAACTGAAACAAAGACGTTTATTGATGTTTTCATACCATTTATCTATATTATTTAATTCAGGTAACATTACTCAATGTGGCATCAGACTTCCCCATTCCAAATCTAACATTACAAATGCTAGAACCCTTGACAATAAAATAACACAAAATGCATTGTTCTCGTCATTTCttcatttctgtaaaattttccgTTGTTCACAGTCTTTCTACGCAAAATAATTAACTTTCTTAC
Proteins encoded:
- the LOC131177527 gene encoding protein translocase subunit SECA2, chloroplastic-like translates to MIDAAKEIVDDTCFLFREAPDVEVDGEKNFQKGPSQKAWGLHVIGTSLHESRRIDNQSGKGGDLDLRFMVSLQDEMFQKFNFDTEWAVKLISRITNDEDIPIEGDAIVKQLLALQINAEKYFFGIRKSLVEFDEVLEVQRKHVYDLRQLILTGDNESCSQHISQYMQAVVDEIVFGNADPLKHPRSWSLDKLLREFIIIGGKLLDGSFAGVTEEALLKSLLQLHESSSVDINNFYLPNLPKPPNVFRGIRRKCHSLKRWLVICSDELTKNGGYQTTTNLLRKYLGDLLIASYWNVVQESGYDDAYVKEIERAVLLKTLDCFWRDHLINMNRLSSAVNVRSFGHRNPLEEYKIDGCRFFISMLSATRRLTLETLLQYWSAPTESHELFES